Proteins encoded together in one Falco peregrinus isolate bFalPer1 chromosome 2, bFalPer1.pri, whole genome shotgun sequence window:
- the FASTKD5 gene encoding FAST kinase domain-containing protein 5, mitochondrial, translated as MATVLICRRFPRLSRVTTFSTTAKCKAESRSSKSKQKKEENPESANTTTESVATIQLLNPLDYRVFYNPSAYARSRAASQQHAARNSGQSLGDAFTSPGTAQAQHALGTASSQALPPTSSALPKAKSKPHLEQTISACLSAAQPTEEAEKERSEMHSSKEDPRVFQKGRPEYRSLSYDKSEPVETLPLEEGDLILHSVAVCQGSQSPGTSTDYFHKLSRLPVEQHAALLSEPRFNTLCRHAVKNIRLFSTSDLIDILKACVRLAVPPTHPLLNACENEFCRRVWDMNLDQLLLVADCWRCLERSVPSYLSILFSYANMHWKELTLPQFVQLVYIIGEGRRSPVDLMQKMESMILKYLDSFTLEELGAICLGLFKSLSGISDHVMRKIADRVSLQIEDMSTYALVNVLKILRYTRMDHLPLLKELGKVIPARIPNTNIQGIMHITLTCSSLHYFDEGIMAAAAMSLPSKVTYCRSKDAAKFLWSFGCLDYEPPNEEEFYSSLIEQMNRKLHEFMKFPEHLLTGLLGLAFVKRFPEELIDYAFRDQFVQKTRGSKYELKKDLFTLGKSVEIECPSYQGNCLPPQLCREITEMVLNFAEKEIYVRPEIVEAVSLLKSMLGGPKYVKSHMILPHTRSSDLEVHMDMDGHPIPFNLEDRLADKKLKDIGVSLTDDLMTQLIKGTSNSQSPIEVENDCRTHGQGRGEEARTLCTGDHAVLSGGALIAGVGLQVEPKLGHCLEATPSLTPNRQSRGVKLAIQVSNRNHYCYSSKRLLGLHRMKRRQLRQLGYVVVELPFWEWFPLLRRTRLEKLSYLHYKVFDPALLSRAG; from the coding sequence ATGGCTACAGTGCTAATATGCCGAAGATTTCCAAGACTGAGCAGGGTGACTACATTTTCAACTACAGCCAAGTGCAAGGctgagagcagaagcagcaaaagtaagcagaaaaaggaagagaaccCAGAATCAGCCAACACCACAACCGAATCTGTGGCTACAATCCAGCTGCTGAATCCACTGGACTACAGAGTATTCTATAACCCATCTGCCTATGCCAgaagcagagctgcctcccagcagcacgCTGCTAGGAACAGTGGCCAGTCTCTCGGTGACGCTTTCACCAGCCCTGGCACCGCACAGGCTCAGCATGCGCTCGGTACCGCCTCTTCTCAAGCTTTGCCACCCACCAGCAGTGCCCTGCCGAAGGCCAAGTCCAAGCCGCACTTAGAGCAGACCATCTCAGCGTGTCTCTCTGCAGCACAACCCACggaggaagcagaaaaggaaagatcagAGATGCACAGCTCCAAGGAGGACCCTCGCGTATTTCAGAAGGGGAGGCCCGAGTACAGATCTCTCAGCTACGACAAGTCTGAGCCAGTAGAGACCCTTCCTTTAGAAGAAGGTGACTTGATTTTACACAGTGTGGCTGTATGCCAGGGCAGCCAGAGCCCAGGAACCAGCACAGATTATTTTCACAAGCTGAGTCGTTTGCCAGTGGAACAGCACGCAGCGTTGCTGTCTGAACCCAGGTTTAATACACTGTGTCGCCATGCTGTGAAAAACATCAGGTTGTTCAGTACTTCAGATCTCATTGATATTTTGAAGGCTTGCGTTCGTTTGGCTgttccacccacccaccctctGCTGAACGCGTGCGAGAATGAATTCTGCCGGCGGGTGTGGGACATGAACCTggaccagctgctgctggtggctgatTGCTGGCGCTGTCTGGAGCGTAGTGTGCCTTCCTACCTGAGCATTTTGTTCAGCTATGCCAACATGCACTGGAAAGAACTCACTTTGCCCCAGTTTGTTCAGCTTGTTTATATCATAGGTGAAGGCCGGAGGTCACCCGTGGATTTGATGCAGAAGATGGAGAGCATGATTTTGAAGTACTTGGACTCCTTCACCTTGGAGGAGCTGGGTGCCATCTGCTTAGGGCTCTTCAAGTCCCTCAGTGGTATCTCTGACCACGTCATGAGAAAAATTGCAGACAGAGTCTCCCTACAGATAGAAGACATGAGCACTTATGCTTTGGTGAACGTGCTTAAAATACTCCGCTACACTCGCATGGATCACCTACCCCTCTTGAAGGAACTTGGGAAGGTTATTCCCGCTCGGATCCCTAACACAAACATCCAGGGCATCATGCACATCACTCTTACCTGTTCATCCCTACACTACTTTGACGAAGGCATTatggctgctgcagccatgtCTTTGCCTTCTAAGGTGACTTACTGCCGAAGCAAAGATGCTGCCAAGTTCTTGTGGTCCTTTGGATGCCTGGACTATGAACCTCCAAATGAGGAAGAGTTTTACTCCAGCCTGATAGAGCAGATGAATAGAAAACTCCATGAATTTATGAAGTTTCCGGAGCATCTCCTTACTGGTTTGCTTGGCCTGGCATTTGTCAAACGCTTCCCAGAGGAGCTGATAGATTATGCTTTCAGGGATCAGTTTGTCCAGAAAACGAGAGGTAGTAAATATGAGCTCAAAAAGGACCTGTTCACACTTGGTAAGAGTGTCGAAATCGAGTGCCCAAGCTACCAAGGCAACTGCCTTCCACCTCAGCTTTGTCGAGAGATTACTGAGATGGTTTTGAAttttgcagagaaggaaatcTACGTCAGACCTGAAATTGTAGAAGCCGTGTCTCTTCTCAAGAGCATGTTAGGTGGCCCCAAGTATGTGAAGAGCCACATGATTCTGCCTCACACGAGATCGAGTGACCTGGAGGTTCATATGGACATGGATGGACATCCCATCCCTTTCAACTTAGAAGACCGTCTTGCAGATAAGAAACTGAAAGACATCGGAGTTAGTCTAACAGATGACTTAATGACTCAGCTTATAAAAGGGACCTCTAATAGCCAGTCCCCCATAGAAGTGGAAAATGATTGTAGAACTCATGGtcaggggagaggggaagaagcaCGAACACTGTGCACAGGGGATCATGCTGTGCTCTCAGGGGGCGCTCTTATTGCAGGTGTTGGATTGCAAGTTGAGCCTAAACTGGGGCACTGTCTTGAAGCCACCCCATCTCTTACACCAAATCGGCAGTCTCGGGGGGTGAAACTGGCTATTCAGGTGTCCAACCGAAACCACTACTGCTACAGCTCCAAGCGGCTCTTGGGACTGCACCGCATGAAACGGCGGCAGCTGCGGCAGCTGGGCTACGTGGTGGTTGAGCTTCCCTTCTGGGAATGGTTTCCTCTGCTCAGACGCACACGTTTGGAGAAACTGAGCTACCTCCATTACAAAGTGTTTGACCCAGCGCTGCTTAGCAGGGCTGGCTAG
- the LZTS3 gene encoding leucine zipper putative tumor suppressor 3 isoform X1, whose protein sequence is MATLETLPVLSDPTYPSPENFHSFAPRPSQPISQSTMGSVGSGVANDQEFAMKSVGTRTQSSSRQTEGSRNGYSTREISNRYSGEEKTYKSEKVSNSLYINGDLRKSEKMKMDICGNVTTNNEKNMPPPPQYREPSNPPKILPISGKLDQSNEPLVRPSAFKPVVPKNFHSMQNLCPPQSNGVTENRKSLNHANSNSPSAPKSGLDKSSLNRTTNQVGGLSDSGRNSLTSLPTYGTGYSQHVGPMSASTSHINRIGTTYVDKNIVGYNGISTSDSGRSSSKSTSSFNRLNHLNETMPFHSPSTDDIIQDLEDRLWEKEQEVLQMRRNLDKSEAAIFQVFEEKQKIWEREMEDLRQNYANKLQQVSKKAQRAQQALQLQIFKLQQEKKKLQDDMGQLLQQREELEKKFVAFKKEQAEFLPKIEETKWEVCQKAGEISLLKQQLKDSQADVSQKLNEIVGLRTQLKEGKNFLREKEEQILTLKDSYSSKSVNLEICESELQRKMSEVQVLREKLNHCELEVSGLKRTLASMGPPGPFGGDLGEKLRDPLACESDEAKMQRQSEDSVNTLRKEVERLQTELKLERQQREQQVMDFEEERRTWQEEKEKVIKYQKQLQLNYVEMYQKNQLLEHKVNEMNTKATSPPHTEEKKPWTPSRLERIESTEI, encoded by the exons ATGGCCACGCTAGAGACGCTGCCCGTTCTTAGTGACCCAACTTACCCCAGCCCGGAAAACTTCCACAGTTTTGCTCCCCGGCCATCCCAGCCCATCTCCCAGAGCACCATGGGGAGTGTAGGCAGCGGAGTGGCCAATGACCAAGAGTTCGCCATGAAGAGCGTGGGGACCCGGACACAGAGCAGCAGTCGGCAGACAGAGGGGTCTCGCAATGGGTATTCCACGCGTGAGATCTCCAACCGCTACTCTGGTGAAGAGAAGACGTACAAGTCAGAGAAGGTCTCCAATTCCCTCTACATCAACGGTGACCTGCGCAAGAGTGAGAAGATGAAGATGGACATCTGCGGGAACGTGACCACCAACAATGAGAAGAACATGCCGCCTCCTCCCCAATACCGAGAGCCCAGTAACCCACCAAAGATATTGCCAATCTCCGGCAAACTAGACCAG agcAATGAGCCCTTAGTTAGACCCTCAGCCTTTAAACCAGTAGTTCCTAAAAACTTCCATTCCATGCAGAACCTCTGCCCACCGCAGAGCAACGGGGtgacagagaacagaaagagcTTGAACCATGCCAACAGCAATAGCCCGTCCGCACCCAAAAGTGGACTCGACAAGAGCAGCCTTAACAGGACTACAAACCAAGTGGGGGGCCTTTCGGATTCAGGCCGTAACTCGTTAACGAGCCTGCCCACGTATGGGACAGGCTATAGCCAGCATGTGGGTCCAATGAGCGCCTCCACGAGCCACATCAACCGCATCGGTACGACCTACGTGGACAAGAACATCGTGGGATACAATGGGATATCTACCTCAGACAGCGGGCGGTCTTCGAGCAAGAGCACCTCTTCGTTCAACAGACTGAACCATCTAAACGAAACTATGCCTTTCCACTCGCCTTCGACAGATGACATCATCCAAGACCTGGAAGACCGGCTgtgggagaaggagcaggaggtCCTCCAAATGCGAAGGAACTTGGACAAAAGTGAGGCAGCCATCTTCCAAGTCTTTGAGGAGAAGCAGAAGATCTGGGAGAGGGAGATGGAGGACCTGAGGCAAAACTATGCCAACAAATTGCAGCAGGTCTCCAAAAAGGCACAGCGGGCTCAACAGGCCTTGCAGCTCCAAATCTTCAAGctccagcaggagaaaaaaaaactcCAGGATGACATGGGACAACTCCTCCAGCAACGAGAAGAGCTAGAGAAGAAATTTGTGGCTTTTAAGAAGGAGCAGGCTGAGTTTCTCCCGAAGATTGAAGAGACCAAGTGGGAG GTGTGTCAGAAGGCCGGTGAGATCTCTCTGctcaagcagcagctgaaggactCCCAAGCAGATGTCTCCCAGAAGCTGAATGAGATCGTGGGGCTGCGGACACAGCTCAAGGAAGGTAAGAACTTCCTACGGGAGAAGGAGGAGCAGATCCTCACCCTGAAGGACTCCTACAGCTCCAAGAGTGTCAACCTGGAGATCTGTGAGAGTGAGCTGCAGCGGAAGATGAGCGAGGTCCAAGTGCTGAGAGAAAAACTGAACCACTGTGAGCTGGAGGTCTCTGGCCTGAAGCGAACACTTGCCAGCATGGGACCTCCAGGACCTTTTGGTGGGGACCTTGGTGAGAAGCTGCGGGACCCACTGGCCTGTGAGAGCGACGAAGCCAAGATGCAGCGGCAGAGTGAAGACAGCGTCAACACACTGCGGAAGGAGGTGGAGCGGCTCCAGACGGAGCTGAAGCTGGAGCggcagcagcgggagcagcagGTGATGGACTTCGAGGAAGAACGGCGCACAtggcaagaagaaaaggagaaggtcATCAAGTACCAGAAGCAGCTGCAACTGAACTACGTGGAGATGTATCAGAAGAACCAGCTCCTGGAGCACAAGGTGAACGAGATGAACACGAAGGCCACCAGCCCCCCGCACACCGAGGAGAAAAAACCATGGACTCCCTCCAGACTTGAGCGAATAGAGTCCACCGAGATCTGA
- the LZTS3 gene encoding leucine zipper putative tumor suppressor 3 isoform X2 has product MATLETLPVLSDPTYPSPENFHSFAPRPSQPISQSTMGSVGSGVANDQEFAMKSVGTRTQSSSRQTEGSRNGYSTREISNRYSGEEKTYKSEKVSNSLYINGDLRKSEKMKMDICGNVTTNNEKNMPPPPQYREPSNPPKILPISGKLDQNLCPPQSNGVTENRKSLNHANSNSPSAPKSGLDKSSLNRTTNQVGGLSDSGRNSLTSLPTYGTGYSQHVGPMSASTSHINRIGTTYVDKNIVGYNGISTSDSGRSSSKSTSSFNRLNHLNETMPFHSPSTDDIIQDLEDRLWEKEQEVLQMRRNLDKSEAAIFQVFEEKQKIWEREMEDLRQNYANKLQQVSKKAQRAQQALQLQIFKLQQEKKKLQDDMGQLLQQREELEKKFVAFKKEQAEFLPKIEETKWEVCQKAGEISLLKQQLKDSQADVSQKLNEIVGLRTQLKEGKNFLREKEEQILTLKDSYSSKSVNLEICESELQRKMSEVQVLREKLNHCELEVSGLKRTLASMGPPGPFGGDLGEKLRDPLACESDEAKMQRQSEDSVNTLRKEVERLQTELKLERQQREQQVMDFEEERRTWQEEKEKVIKYQKQLQLNYVEMYQKNQLLEHKVNEMNTKATSPPHTEEKKPWTPSRLERIESTEI; this is encoded by the exons ATGGCCACGCTAGAGACGCTGCCCGTTCTTAGTGACCCAACTTACCCCAGCCCGGAAAACTTCCACAGTTTTGCTCCCCGGCCATCCCAGCCCATCTCCCAGAGCACCATGGGGAGTGTAGGCAGCGGAGTGGCCAATGACCAAGAGTTCGCCATGAAGAGCGTGGGGACCCGGACACAGAGCAGCAGTCGGCAGACAGAGGGGTCTCGCAATGGGTATTCCACGCGTGAGATCTCCAACCGCTACTCTGGTGAAGAGAAGACGTACAAGTCAGAGAAGGTCTCCAATTCCCTCTACATCAACGGTGACCTGCGCAAGAGTGAGAAGATGAAGATGGACATCTGCGGGAACGTGACCACCAACAATGAGAAGAACATGCCGCCTCCTCCCCAATACCGAGAGCCCAGTAACCCACCAAAGATATTGCCAATCTCCGGCAAACTAGACCAG AACCTCTGCCCACCGCAGAGCAACGGGGtgacagagaacagaaagagcTTGAACCATGCCAACAGCAATAGCCCGTCCGCACCCAAAAGTGGACTCGACAAGAGCAGCCTTAACAGGACTACAAACCAAGTGGGGGGCCTTTCGGATTCAGGCCGTAACTCGTTAACGAGCCTGCCCACGTATGGGACAGGCTATAGCCAGCATGTGGGTCCAATGAGCGCCTCCACGAGCCACATCAACCGCATCGGTACGACCTACGTGGACAAGAACATCGTGGGATACAATGGGATATCTACCTCAGACAGCGGGCGGTCTTCGAGCAAGAGCACCTCTTCGTTCAACAGACTGAACCATCTAAACGAAACTATGCCTTTCCACTCGCCTTCGACAGATGACATCATCCAAGACCTGGAAGACCGGCTgtgggagaaggagcaggaggtCCTCCAAATGCGAAGGAACTTGGACAAAAGTGAGGCAGCCATCTTCCAAGTCTTTGAGGAGAAGCAGAAGATCTGGGAGAGGGAGATGGAGGACCTGAGGCAAAACTATGCCAACAAATTGCAGCAGGTCTCCAAAAAGGCACAGCGGGCTCAACAGGCCTTGCAGCTCCAAATCTTCAAGctccagcaggagaaaaaaaaactcCAGGATGACATGGGACAACTCCTCCAGCAACGAGAAGAGCTAGAGAAGAAATTTGTGGCTTTTAAGAAGGAGCAGGCTGAGTTTCTCCCGAAGATTGAAGAGACCAAGTGGGAG GTGTGTCAGAAGGCCGGTGAGATCTCTCTGctcaagcagcagctgaaggactCCCAAGCAGATGTCTCCCAGAAGCTGAATGAGATCGTGGGGCTGCGGACACAGCTCAAGGAAGGTAAGAACTTCCTACGGGAGAAGGAGGAGCAGATCCTCACCCTGAAGGACTCCTACAGCTCCAAGAGTGTCAACCTGGAGATCTGTGAGAGTGAGCTGCAGCGGAAGATGAGCGAGGTCCAAGTGCTGAGAGAAAAACTGAACCACTGTGAGCTGGAGGTCTCTGGCCTGAAGCGAACACTTGCCAGCATGGGACCTCCAGGACCTTTTGGTGGGGACCTTGGTGAGAAGCTGCGGGACCCACTGGCCTGTGAGAGCGACGAAGCCAAGATGCAGCGGCAGAGTGAAGACAGCGTCAACACACTGCGGAAGGAGGTGGAGCGGCTCCAGACGGAGCTGAAGCTGGAGCggcagcagcgggagcagcagGTGATGGACTTCGAGGAAGAACGGCGCACAtggcaagaagaaaaggagaaggtcATCAAGTACCAGAAGCAGCTGCAACTGAACTACGTGGAGATGTATCAGAAGAACCAGCTCCTGGAGCACAAGGTGAACGAGATGAACACGAAGGCCACCAGCCCCCCGCACACCGAGGAGAAAAAACCATGGACTCCCTCCAGACTTGAGCGAATAGAGTCCACCGAGATCTGA